Genomic segment of Eupeodes corollae chromosome 2, idEupCoro1.1, whole genome shotgun sequence:
TATATTTGTTCGTTCAATTTGCTCATACCGTTCTTCACTTCTTTGCAAATTGAACCAAATTCTAacggtgtccatttttgtaataattattcttgtccaaaacattgatgttatttttttgtttttaaaaatgtcaaagaaCTCGATACTCGttgaaaagtacaaattttttccaaaacaagttggtataactggcatccgattctactttaCAAAAgtagaaatgagtttcgaacaaaattaaaagtagaatcgagttataTGGTAGAGCCCCTGATTTCGAATTCAGATTCCAAAATTTTCGATCAGATCtcatttttgagatattcttattttttcgattttctaaCCCATATAAAAGTTGATGTGttgctattatctttttgtgtttgatttgagaacaattaagtggtgattctcatcggctttgttgagaatgagaatcaccacttaattgttctcaaatcaaacataaacatcaacttggtcaaaattataaatcatattatctttttggcaacactagtttaaacagctgatgcacttttcgtgttttatttaaCCGTCAAACATCTTTGGTTCcctctataatttaaccatgaatcgtcttattgaattgaattattttaaaaatgcgtgctctgttaagaaagttcatcgcgcgcttcttccattccAATTGTGTTTAGCGACGAACCTTATTTtcggctcaatgggtacgtaagtAAGCAGAATAGTCAATTTTGgggtgaatatcagccagaaacattgcaagagctaccaatgcatacagacaaagtcacagtttggtgcgttTTATGGGCGAATCGTAACGTTCGATGATGcgaacgtaactgtgaatggtgagcgctaccgtgaaaTGCTAAGATCATGCTATTTAACGTCTTTAGCCCATTTTTTGTGGTGCTATGTTAAAGATCATGCCTATATAGACAAGCAatcttcaattgacgcattggaagacaacattgaagcttTTATTCGTGTGATACCGGTTAAAatattggaaagagtatgccaaaatttgaCTATAagtggatggaccatttgaggcgcagtcaaagtcaacatttgcatgaaataatcttgaaatattaaattatatggaccgtactattaattcaaataaaaatttcctgaatttttctgaattgtatgtgtttttttttgaaaaactttcctttcctatagcttttaaaaaatcatcctttGTTTCAAAATCCTGAAATGTTAGAATTTGTTCGACTTTGGACTTAAATTCATCGTATCAGAAACTATAGAAAAACTTTGCTTTTGATCCTGAAAAAGAAAAGCTGCAGGGCAGTGTGTCGAATTATCGCAATTATATAtttcaagataaaaaaataacacttatataaaattaaaaatacgacATTCCTCCTTCTTTTCACAAACAGCACTCAATAATCTTTCTGAAACCGATGGTTCCAAGCCTAGTCAAGGCTCTTCTTCATGTAACTTTATTTGATTGTACttacttgagaaaaaaaataaatgtgtcttttataaattaagtatATATAAAAGATTATAAAACCTTTAAACGAACTTAGCACTGCAAAAACTGTGCACGTGTGTGCAAAACTgttaaaattcaatcaattgATATCATTTACTGTCTTCCTATCAGTGTGAGtcgttttttataatttaaaaatacaatctgAAATGAAAAGCATTGTTGCTATAAGAATAAcgctaaaaaaaacacatttaatgaatttcattgttcttagtttttgtttttaaaagcttttatacaACTATCTCTACATCTTTGACTCTTTTTATTATGACGGATATTGAGATTTTGAATATCCTCTtcataatatgtttttttcatgTGGGGTTAAAAACAGTATAGGATGTCGATATTTCTGCTGTTTATGtcaatcaatattttgaaacattagtaaaaattaattcataattaAGTTATGATTTGATGTCATATAAAAGATTATGTTATGCAGGTTAAGTCCTCAAAATTTTAGACgaatgtgaaaaatgtttttatttctgtacAAGTTCAAACGAGTCAAAAAAGGTTGTTTTCTATAAGctactaatattttttaagattcattttaaaaaaatggtttgtgcTAGAAATGTTTGGaggaaaaaagttaaatttttgcagACCAGTGTTATTTTCTACCAATGTCTAGTAGTTTTTTCACAAGGTTTTATTATTTGCAAGAAAAAGTGtcgaatgtatattttttaaattcgatactGTAGTATCATTTCACCATTACGGACATACGAACTTACGAACGCAGACACAGAtatcttcttgaaaattatggatttagatttatttttaagaacccAGATTATCTGTATTTGTTCATATGATCTTTAAAGTGCTTTTCGGTTAATGGTTTTCCCCGCTTTACTATTTTCTTGTgtatcataatttaaaattcaataagtaAAAGTAATAATCTTAATGTGtgactgtcataccagaggtcttgggttcaatacctGTCTGTGTCAtctgacgttttttttttgggtactgcctcttgtaaggaattaacaaatcctccaagagtactccttgtcatgaaaagagctttctcaaattagctgttcggttTCGGTTCAAAACTGTTTAAaacatcaggcatgctttctttcgaccatatcttacagataagttggtgcatgctcctaaccaacttatcttcagctgctttaaagagctagGCATTCAAACCATCCACCCCAGCGGctttcagcttagatatggcaatctttactttgtctatgtcgggaggacaggattgttggctttcatcgtctgtgttgaatggatcatcctgcctgacagtggaatacGGTTCGTCGTAGCCGTTAGCAGAAGTattccttccatatcctcagcattagctgcggttccactatgatgtttgcagccttcggttctaggtttatgtacttgtgaatttcgtttcacctgttcataaaactttcgaacttcattcctgcttttaaacctctcaacatcttccacCGCAAGCTTCTCATGctatctcttttttcttctgagaagttggtgtcctctcgcctcttctgctcatacaGCCCATGAGCAGCTCTCGCCCTTTTATGCAGCCcagctttgcgtgcctgttgtttggctgcatttgcctgccgacattcttcatcaaaccaggggttccttgttggtagttgcttgaaacccagcacgtcagaggcggcttctctgattgcatcttggctatgttgccactggttttcgatacattgtgttggcgtcacagaactttgagagaggttacttgtaactcggtcggagaaggattttggtgatctctggcgattgtatcttttcgacgttgtatcttctcagcacctccctgttttgccttgaatctggaaatccgaagtgttaccttggctacaacgaggtagtggtccgagtcgatccTAGCTCCTCGCAAAGTTCGTACattcatgatgctggaagcgtgtctggcgtcgatcgcaattatggtcaatctggttgatggtagattgatctggagatctgcaagtttcttttttggatgttgaggtgtggaaaacgcgtactggttaccatgacgtttcaccctgCAGcctgagcctgaatccgttatctTAAGGGTTGTTGTGCAAGCTGTacaagatgtcttcccttcctagtttTGCactaaaatcgcccaggacaattctAATATCGTAGCTAAGACACTGCTATTATGTTTggctaagagctcgaagaacaaattttttggtgttgtcatctttcatATCTGTGGGGCACGCATATCAGTCAAATGTTGCTgaaattagttaaattaatgCCGATTGTCAGGCGCTTGTTGATGCGGGGCACATaggtttgattttttaaagaaatgtacaTAAAGGATTAGCTATAAGATATTTGTTGAGAAAGAGTACGTATATTTCAGTTTTGTAAGCAGAAAATAGttgtacagggtccggcaaaaagatctcccatattttaaagagcaatgacaaataaataaacaatttaacagaaaaatgttattgaatttgttaaaTACTATGCCactttacattaaataaaataatcttagttttaaacattaccatTATATCTAAATACAAACTTccaaaaatacgggaggtttttttgccggaccctgtattacTTAAGCTATTGTTTTTGCTATAATGAATTTACCTTATCCTGAACCTAACCAACATTTGAAAAGTGATTGCGGTTAAGGGTCCAATATTTGGTTCTGGCACGGGGTCCGAAAGATCGAGCTGCGGCTCTGAtcgtaaaaatgttttcttaaagcGTTTCTATTAGAGCTTGTTATGCTTTTCATACAGCGCGAAAAGTCATCCTATCATCATGTATTTGTACATATTCTTTTGATTCTGGTTTACACGATAAATTTGACATATCATTCACACCCTCTATGCATCGGAGACTTTAGATACGCTACTTGTGGTTAACTGTGCGTCAATTCTAATaatctaataataatatttatttaatgcaTTATTTAAACCTTAGCTTCCATTTTTCTACGCTACACAAAATAATGAgctgttgttaaatttttaaatttttaacaaaaactttagtGCTGTAAAGAGTATTTTAGACTGGACACTGAGTTAAACCAATTAAGAGTTTTTAGCCCCTTTGTTTTTTCCAAGGTAAACAAACTCCTTAACTACTTCGAAGTCATTATTGGTATCAATTGTGACTTTGTAATCAAGTTGGTGGATATagatactttttgtttgttgatagcAGATATCTGGTCGTTTCCTTGttacttaaaactttttcagGGGTCTATTTTGATATTGCACCATATGTTTTCCAATGACTCTACACTCAAAACTGGGCCCATATAGAATAACTTGTGATTTATTTTACAtgacttttcaaaagttaatacACCATtaagtaatttgaaaaatacttacttGGGTCCTCAGAACTCTAAAGTCCCTAGTGAGGCATCAACTACTGCTTTCTTGGAAGAATTCAACTGCATTACCTGTCCTGCAATACAGTTATTACCTTTTCGAAGAGTGTGTCAAATTCACTGCCACTTGCGCCTTCGTATAAGATTGGCAACGCGTTTCTGACCCTGATTATTTTATATAGTTCCTCATTGAATATATTATTGAGCCAGAAAACCCGTAAGATTTTTTCTTCGAAACCTATCAATAAGGCACCTATCAGTTTTCTTTTAATcgttgcttttatttttcatgtgcTGCAACAGTAACTGATCCAATGTTTGAGTGGAACAGTCGTAGCTTTCTTTTCAAGCAAAAAGATAGTTGTTCCTCCAAACATTGGGCTACATCCTTAATGTAGCCTTAGATTACCTGATACGGCTAGTGATATCTTGTTAGATGCCGCCTTTAGTAGAGATAGTGGAATTGACTTTCAACTCCAGGATCTCTGCTTCTATTATCATAAATGAGGGTAGCAAGCATGCATCGTCTGCGTTTTATAGATGTTTTGGGAATTTTGTGAGAGTTCATCTTATTTCTCCGTTCCCTATCAAGTTTGCGCGCAGCACATCACTGATCATCAATAACAACTGAATTTGTGACGGTATGCAAACTTGACATTTGGACCCATCATTAGTCGCCTTTATAACAAAGATGAGTTTATCCTGTATACTACTACTCCACAAGCCTGTTAACGTTGTCAAAAGCATTCCCAATTTATATTCAACGGACTGCTCTTTGACGATTCGCAAGATGTTGATGTGATAAATGCAGGAAGATCCAGTAAGAAATCCTGCTTGTTCAGCGTTAGGTGTTTCTTCAAGGTATTCTATTACGCGTTCTAAGACAACTTTCGCTACTGTTTTGAACGACTGCATGTTGAATGCTATGCCTTTCCAGTTTTCACACTTTATCAGGTCTGCTTTttagtttatataaataatttataagatgaacaaaatatttccatttactaaaaattgtggggagataaaaaatgttatatattgCTATTATGTAAAGTATACATTTTGGAATGAGAAGAAATAAGTAAACtaacaaattaactttttaaatcaattacatttatatttatacttatAATGAACACGTTTTTCTATAAAGAGactatattttttcagtttcacCAGAATCGGTTGTTATTCCGATTGTTTCCTGCATCCTAGGATTTCCTTTATTGGCCTTACTAGTTATATGTTGCCTGCGAAGACGTGCTAAGCTGGCGAGAGAGCGTGATCGACGCCGTAATTACGATATTCAGGACCATGCCGTTAGCCTGGTCAGGTTTAGTCCAATTCATAGGCTTAGTGAGTTCGCGCATGATTGTgtcttttataataataattattaatttattaaataatgcaTTTGTCTCGTTTTTATTGTTTCCGTATTTCGGCTTTCTTatgaattgattttcaaatgtATGACCcatataaaaactaatattttatttatttcagataACCGATCCTCCAGAGTTATCAGCTTACGCCCTGAGCGAAGCTTAAGCCATGGTTTTCCATCACTTGAACTTGACACAGTGCTGGAAGAACGGAGTGACGTTGAACAAACTCAAACCGAGATCTTTAATTCGGACTCGCCAGTGGAATCAACATCACAGCACAATTCATATTCTAGCTAACACCTACTAAATGCGATGACTggcaataaaaatagaataagtaGTAGTTGCAGTAGTcccttaaaaaattatgttgaacaaaataaatttacaagtATTGACGatcatttatcaaaatcaaaagaacCGAAGCACAAAACGATACGTTCCGATTCACATTCAATACTTGATGGTTCACCATTGTGGACGACACTGACTCATGCTCAGACAATCAATGAGTTTTCCAATGATTGTTCATAACACCCAATACAATTATTatcaataatatcaaaatatctTCCTACAACGATAAAGTGAGGACCttatttgtacaaaatatctatttaaagTACATACAAACCtagctaaataaaaaaaaatacaagaccaattcttaaaattttgtgtttttttttcataagaaaaagaaaaagatattgGCCGTCAATAAGAGTAAAGCCTTGAAAGCGGGTGAGTATtaacattaaaaagaataatagGAAGCATAACTTTTCTCactttgttaataatttttaaaagaggctgggatgcgacccacagttATAGCTTTCCACCCCGTCTTCAATTATTTATtctataggttttcgtgttttgtgaaaaaagttgtcagttgaatttgttttaaaaatttactaaaaagtCCCAAAACTCTAccaatttaccaattttagtagattttattgaatttttttatttctcatttataaacaaatacagattgcatttttataaaacaaattagcatagattgaaatcattttgaactcAGTACCTTGATTTATTCACAACATATTGGGAATCGAACACCAGTTTTTGATAATTTagcgattttaatttttatgaaaaactgaatgtttaattttttttcaaatttactgaatgtcaaaaacaatattttccatgggattaaattagtttgaagtcaatatttttaattttcaaaaagatacatatatgtatgagttgaattgttttgtttaagtttttattttttgtaaaaaaaactgtcaattttattctgaaaattttaccagatgtctaAAACGTAATTCCTGgttgcttaaaattatttttgagacacaattattttttgttcttaaatatttcgaagtgacaattgtttttgttcagtttttttgaaaattccatCACTTTGGTTTCACGccaaaatttaatgcttcgacaATCCAATGtggtcttgtatcgttaaagcgagatataccctccttgccattatccatggatggcattCTCGGTATGGCTATCAACAAACACATCTTGGGGAACGGTCACATACGATCACGTACGTGCGGATTTTCTAAGGcgagaagtttttctccccctctgatttGGCTGTTATcaacaagacttatatacagggtccggcaaaaagatctcccatattttaaaaggcaatgacaaataaataaataatttaacagacaaattttattgaatcttTTAAATTGGAacctgatttaagtttggttgaaAGAAGTTTTCAATCATTTGACAGTAGCGGtccgcattaactgtaactttttgcccattttcttctaaaaaacacggacctaacacaccaaattcagcaacagcacaccaaactgtcacataagggcCACGctattatgattactaaaaacggcagGTAGATCTCTATCTATatatacccggaataccattttatctataaatagctttaaatataaaagtctaaaaatacgggaggttttttgccggaccctgtacatCCAAATCTTGAGGACAACTCCCATCTCCTGAAAGTGAAACTTACTTAAGCTTATTgaacagtattgaacgtagaccatttatatttattggtgataataccaaagtttcttgtctcacactTTTAtactgttattttaacggttcatggtctagagaaatagccagctgaattcctccccttaaacacttcaaccgtaatactcgtaatGAGAATGCCCTTCAATACACCCAGAGCCAATCTTCgtacgtactgtcaagtacagagattcgttcctcagccgtactacgcgaatgtggaaagcactctgtctttcccagccaatacaatattcagaaattcaaagcaaatgtgcaccgacacctttTTTCAACCCCTCTATTACTTTTGTAGTGTTTACTTTGTTtcacataataagggtagtaatatctcTTTGAGCGTGGGCTtattatcaagaaaaaaaatcaagccGTTATtgcttcgtgagatattttgggttaaccaaaattttcattttcttcttaaattgctttggtaaaaaccacacactcaatttttttagagTCCTTCTGCATttgtctgcattattatctgtataaccaCGTTTATTTGACGTcaatatctctaaaaatcttttatttagattataGGGTATTTGAACCGGACCGATTacgatattatttttaatgtttagttAGAAGTAAAATTAGtctgaagccaatatttgtatttattgccAAGACATTCGAatcgaaatcaatatttacaaatttaaagtatcatttttttgcaaaaaaaaaaaaaacattttctaaaaatttgaatatttacaaatattttgaatgtaaTGTAAATTTCTATTCGtgaaatatttcctataagccGTGAGATTTTTATGATAAACCAAATTTTGCACTTCTTTTTTACTGTTGTATTAAAACCaccaaattaaatttcaaaagtcctttattatatttatctgtaaaacgaaatttatttcaattcggCCTACTTCCCGAATCTACGGACAAATGTTTTGAAGTCATGTTATTGACGCCAATTAATGAAAAAGTGGTTGAAAATTGAGCCTTTCGGCTGAACTTTATAACAGATAGCCGTGGTGGCCACTTGcctgaaatcatttaaaaaaaagagggatgcgacccacacttatatcccctctgtcgatttgtcttgattcaaagtttgtaggttttcaagttttgttaaaaaagttgtcaattaaattgtgctaaaaaattaaaaattaacaaaaatattttgcatataacgaaatagtttgatttcaaaatctatttttgttaactagatttttagtcgaaagacaatttttaataattttagtagcatttcttaaaagtttttatttcgtgtatacaaaatttacttgaaatcaatatcttccattgttcacgagatatcgaaaaccaaaCACCAATTCTTACCAAGTTTGcgtatttgtagattttatttttttttgtataaaatcggaatgttggatttttatacaaaatttactgaatatcgaaaacaatttttgtgagatattcttaaataaaatttgaagccaatatttttaatttttgaaaagatattttaaaaaaagatattaaagtaAATTGTTACTAAATTTTATCATCGTttcttttttaggttcttattttttgtcaaaaaaaactgtaaattcgatttttcacaaaatttaaccgaatgttgaaaacaatatttctttaacgataaaattagtttgaagccatagtcttaaatttttagaaagagtgagtaggaaatcaatttttaccaacttttagtaatgctttttttagatttttatattttataaaaaaaactgtcaatgatttttctcaaaattttatcagacgcCAAATATGGGAGCTTATCGGAAACccgctttttaaaaaatcacgaaaaaaagttttagaatcCCGTCTTTTAAAatactgattttttaaaacccCGTCTTTTAAAACCCCGCTTATTCAAAATCCCGATCAATTACAatcctgttttttttaaatccagtaAAATCCCGAcaatcctgttttttttttacaaaatacgtgCATTGAACTAAATAACATTAAGAGTCAAAgtcatttaattttcttgagagcccattCTGCATCTTTGTGCATTATTACCCgcataacaacatttatttggagtcgatatctctactggttcttaaactatggacgacgaaaaaaacttcggaCTAACAGACGTACAGAAGTACGAACGTTGTTGTTATTGTTCACACGATTGGTAACAAATCtaccaatttcttttaatacattttaagagaTTGGTAGgttttttattataacatttataagaaatttttagttttgacaATATTATAagatctttttttaacaaaatactacTTTTCTCGGACTTTTGATACCCACAATCACGATGATTGAATTGTTCCAATTGTTTTACAAGTAACAAGTACGCATTAGCCAATTTCCTAAACTTACTTCCACTTAAAAATGTTCCAATAGGGATGGGTTGATTTCAACAGCACGTGGTGGCcctattgtttcttttactttctgtcaaaatatcgtcCAATAATGAGTCACTAAAGACAAATCATCATGCCAAGTTACAGTGTCGAGCAACAAGTGCAAATgataaaacattttgattttggatCAGTTTGGAAGTTGTTCCCAATTAttgccgaaaaatcatctttagcaaTGAGGGCCCATTTTTGTATGAGCAAAAGTGACGAATTTGAGACTACAAAAATCCACGGGCGATACACAAGATGCCATGGATTCACATAAAGTTCCTTTTTGTTacgtatttcttcaaaaatgatgctggtcagaTCATCACCgtcaatggcgatcgctatAGATGGATGATCACCAACTTCGTGTGGCCTGAATATGATGATGTTGTACTTGTACATGTTGTTTCAACAGTCAATATTTTTGCGCTAGCGGTTACATGGCTTGGTTATCTCGCACCGAGGCGAACGAGGCCACCAAGATGGTGTAATTTTGCAATTTAGACTTTTTTGCATGGCTTTCATCATTCGCAGGTCTATGCGAATAAGCCACAAGCCACAGCGGCCTTCGGATAcaacatatttaatgatttcttCGAAAACTGGATTTTTGAAAGCCGCCACCCAGCAAAGCTGAGGCGTAAATTAAAACGATATTATATTTTACACATAATGACATTCATAGGGCTctcaaataaagataaaaccTTATTGATAGATAATACAAGTAgaacttgttttattaaatttaaaaatcgacCTCCTTTAATGAAAGGATTGTTTTTCTAGCACAATAAATAGAGCATTGATCACTGTTTGAAGAAAGACAATTCCTGTATCCtttatcaaagaaaataaaaaataatgattatgtATTTTGCTCCAAACCCATTCCATAATTTTAacctattatattttgtttcgcTTGTAATCgtgcaaatttggaaattaaataattgagaAAGTTAcaagttaataatttataacttaAAGAGGAACTTTAAATGagagttttattgaaaatatgatCTCCTTAACAATTATACTGGAATAAATTGCAGAGGTGGATAGAACATTAAGGATTTAGAGATCACGCTATTTCCATTTCCCAAATCTGCAAGAGAAAATTAGGTACAAAAGAAAATTCACTAAAACCAC
This window contains:
- the LOC129948089 gene encoding uncharacterized protein LOC129948089 isoform X1, with product MVVSFKRSSSNNGNNHRSSLNKSHHLKSSSKLVHTNASLKTTNFTVLELNSNLTAYIKNEDMAATTTATTTKQDIAAFPAQTVATFVINNKRPTIIIYPTVSPESVVIPIVSCILGFPLLALLVICCLRRRAKLARERDRRRNYDIQDHAVSLVRFSPIHRLNNRSSRVISLRPERSLSHGFPSLELDTVLEERSDVEQTQTEIFNSDSPVESTSQHNSYSS
- the LOC129948089 gene encoding uncharacterized protein LOC129948089 isoform X2, translated to MVVSFKRSSSNNVHTNASLKTTNFTVLELNSNLTAYIKNEDMAATTTATTTKQDIAAFPAQTVATFVINNKRPTIIIYPTVSPESVVIPIVSCILGFPLLALLVICCLRRRAKLARERDRRRNYDIQDHAVSLVRFSPIHRLNNRSSRVISLRPERSLSHGFPSLELDTVLEERSDVEQTQTEIFNSDSPVESTSQHNSYSS